The segment CAGGAAATCCCCCAGAGCAACCACCAGCTCTTGCCGCCGCCGGGGCTTTTCGGCCAGTAGCCGCAGGAGTTCGAGAATAAACTTTAGCGAATTGTAGTTATTGTCATTTTTTGACAACATACTTTCCGGCTATGGGTCTAAGCTATAGCTAGGCTATAGGTAACGCACCATGCGCGTATTTGTCCAACCCCTTTATGTCCAACTCAACACCGGCGTTGGGGATTGCCCTTTGGGATGCGCTCACGGTTGTCAGGTGGTGGCGCAAGCGCCAAAGTTGGCCTCGCTGGCCGGAGGGAGCTGTCCGTTGCTGCGGCATCAAGCCGACACCTGGGCCGCTCTGCGGGATGGGAATGCCGATGTGCTGTTTAACACCGCCCCAACGGGTGCCGGCAAAACCCTAGCCGGTTGTGGCCTGAGTCTGGTGCAACCGGGCTGGCGCTTGGTGTCCTGTTACCCCACCAACGAACTGATTGAAGACCAAGCGCGGAGTTTACGGCACTGGCATGAGTGGTTTGAGCTGGACTACGACCGGCGGGTGCTGCCGCTGTATGGCGAACGACTCAGCCAGCAGGTGGAGCAGCAAGACAGCAGTCGATTTCTCGTGTTGACGGGGGCCATTCAGAACTATCCGCTGCTTTTGACCAACCCCGATTTGTTGCATTACATGGTCCACTTTCGGTATCGCGACCCCGCCTATGGAGCCGATTTACTTCCAGTTGCACTGGCGGACTTTCCCGACCTGTGGGTGTTTGATGAATTTCATCTGTTTGGCCCCCACCAGGAAGCGGCGGTGCTCAACGGCATGGCTCTGATTCGGCGGCTGCGGGGTGAGCAACGACCCCGGCGCTTTTTGTTTACCTCTGCGACCCCCAAGCCGGCATTTCAAGTCTCCTTGCAACAAACGGGTTGGACCATTCAGACCATCCCCTGTTCCTGTGTGAGCGTCCCAACCGATGGTTATCGCCCGATTGCCCAAGGCCTCGAACTGGCGTTTGTCCAACTGGAGCGGGGCCAGGAGGCGTTGGACTGGTTGCTGGCTAACGCTGGCCTACTCCGAGCGCATCTCCAGGCTGAGGGCGCTGGACGCGGGCTGGTTCTCTTGAATTCGGTTGCGCAGGCCGCGCAGGCGGTTTCTCGGT is part of the Gloeomargarita sp. SKYB120 genome and harbors:
- the cas3 gene encoding type I-D CRISPR-associated helicase Cas3', with the protein product MRVFVQPLYVQLNTGVGDCPLGCAHGCQVVAQAPKLASLAGGSCPLLRHQADTWAALRDGNADVLFNTAPTGAGKTLAGCGLSLVQPGWRLVSCYPTNELIEDQARSLRHWHEWFELDYDRRVLPLYGERLSQQVEQQDSSRFLVLTGAIQNYPLLLTNPDLLHYMVHFRYRDPAYGADLLPVALADFPDLWVFDEFHLFGPHQEAAVLNGMALIRRLRGEQRPRRFLFTSATPKPAFQVSLQQTGWTIQTIPCSCVSVPTDGYRPIAQGLELAFVQLERGQEALDWLLANAGLLRAHLQAEGAGRGLVLLNSVAQAAQAVSR